The Luteimonas sp. YGD11-2 genome has a window encoding:
- the thiS gene encoding sulfur carrier protein ThiS, which yields MHIILNGERLDLDAAQTITELLVARGLAGRRVAVEVNGEIVPRGRHDGHTLADGDRVEIVHALGGG from the coding sequence ATGCATATCATCCTCAATGGTGAGCGCCTGGACCTCGACGCGGCGCAGACCATCACCGAGCTGCTGGTCGCGCGCGGCCTTGCCGGGCGCCGGGTCGCCGTGGAAGTGAATGGCGAGATCGTGCCGCGCGGGCGCCACGACGGACACACGCTTGCAGATGGCGACCGCGTCGAAATCGTGCACGCGCTGGGCGGAGGCTGA
- a CDS encoding thiazole synthase → MTSLLPSEDRLVIAGKAYRSRLLTGTGKFADLDQTRAATEAAGAEIVTVAIRRTNIGQNPDEPNLLDVLPPDRYTLLPNTAGCYSAEEAVRTCRLARELLDGHNLTKLEVLGDRRTLFPDVVQTLRAAEQLVADGFEVMVYTSDDPILAKRLEEIGCVAVMPLAAPIGSGLGIQNRYNLLEIVENAKVPIIVDAGVGTASDAAIAMELGCDGVLMNTAIAGAKDPVRMARAMKLAVQAGRDAFLAGRIPRKRYASASSPVDGLIG, encoded by the coding sequence ATGACCTCACTCCTCCCCTCCGAAGACAGGCTTGTCATCGCCGGCAAGGCCTACCGCTCGCGCCTGCTCACCGGCACCGGCAAGTTCGCCGACCTCGACCAGACCCGCGCCGCCACCGAGGCCGCCGGGGCCGAGATCGTGACCGTGGCGATCCGCCGCACCAACATCGGGCAGAACCCCGACGAGCCCAACCTGCTCGACGTGCTGCCGCCGGACCGCTACACCCTGCTGCCCAACACCGCCGGCTGCTACAGCGCCGAGGAAGCCGTGCGCACCTGCCGGCTGGCGCGCGAACTGCTCGACGGCCACAACCTCACCAAGCTCGAGGTGCTGGGCGACCGCAGGACCCTCTTCCCCGACGTGGTGCAGACGCTCAGGGCCGCCGAACAGCTGGTCGCCGATGGCTTCGAGGTCATGGTCTACACCAGTGACGACCCGATCCTCGCCAAGCGGCTGGAGGAGATCGGCTGCGTGGCGGTGATGCCGCTGGCCGCGCCGATCGGCTCCGGCCTCGGCATCCAGAACCGCTACAACCTGCTCGAGATCGTCGAGAACGCGAAGGTACCGATCATCGTCGACGCCGGCGTCGGTACCGCCTCGGACGCGGCCATCGCGATGGAACTCGGCTGCGATGGCGTGCTGATGAACACCGCCATCGCCGGTGCGAAGGATCCGGTACGGATGGCACGGGCGATGAAGCTCGCCGTGCAGGCCGGTCGCGACGCGTTCCTCGCCGGGCGCATCCCGCGCAAGCGTTATGCCAGTGCCTCGTCGCCGGTCGATGGACTGATCGGTTGA
- the trmB gene encoding tRNA (guanosine(46)-N7)-methyltransferase TrmB, producing the protein MDEQDGHGAAGADNGRLAKKPFTLTPGHRAVRSFVLRQGRFTEAQQRAFDALWPRFGLDYSGAPRDFDAVFGRSGPRVLEIGFGNGEALRFAARQDPTRDYIGIEVHAPGVGRLLNALGDDGSDHVRLYHHDAVEVLEHEIADGSLDEVRIYFPDPWHKKRHNKRRLVQPEFAALLVNKLAPDGRLHLATDWQDYAEQMWDVLDATAGLRNRAGVRGHVPRPDWRPQTHFETRGQRLGHGVWDLLYDRC; encoded by the coding sequence ATGGACGAGCAGGACGGGCACGGCGCCGCAGGCGCCGACAACGGACGGCTGGCGAAAAAGCCGTTCACGCTGACACCCGGCCATCGCGCGGTGCGCAGCTTCGTATTGCGCCAGGGCCGCTTCACCGAAGCACAGCAGCGCGCGTTCGATGCGTTGTGGCCACGCTTCGGGCTGGACTACAGCGGCGCGCCGCGCGACTTCGACGCGGTGTTCGGCCGCAGCGGGCCACGCGTGCTGGAAATCGGCTTCGGGAATGGCGAGGCGCTGCGCTTTGCCGCGCGCCAGGACCCGACCCGCGACTACATCGGCATCGAGGTGCACGCACCGGGCGTGGGCCGCCTGCTCAATGCGCTGGGCGATGACGGCAGCGACCACGTGCGCCTCTACCACCACGACGCGGTGGAAGTGCTCGAGCACGAGATCGCCGACGGTTCTCTCGACGAGGTCCGTATCTACTTCCCCGATCCCTGGCACAAGAAGCGCCACAACAAGCGCCGCCTGGTGCAGCCGGAGTTCGCCGCGCTGCTGGTGAACAAACTTGCGCCGGATGGTCGCTTGCACCTTGCGACCGATTGGCAGGACTATGCCGAGCAGATGTGGGACGTGCTCGATGCCACCGCCGGACTGCGCAACCGCGCTGGCGTGCGCGGGCATGTACCGCGTCCCGACTGGCGCCCGCAGACGCATTTCGAGACCCGTGGTCAACGACTCGGGCACGGAGTCTGGGACCTGCTCTACGACCGTTGCTGA
- a CDS encoding acyl-CoA dehydrogenase, with product MSVVVPFLALLLTGMFAAYHRMRLPVWVAMAATALIACWLLGASATATIVAFVLLGLIAIPLLVAPLRKALITTPLLSFFRKVLPPLSQTERIALETGSVGFEGELFTGDPDWQMLLDYPKPQLTAEEQAFLDGPVEELCRMVNDWEITHIHADLQPELWDYIKKNRFFGMIIPKEYGGLGFSALAHHKVIQKLSSISSVVSSTVGVPNSLGPGELLVHYGTPEQKEQYLPRLADGREVPCFGLTGPFAGSDATSIPDYGIVCKGEWNGAQVLGVRLTFDKRYITLAPVATLIGLAFRMYDPDALLGDVEDIGITLALLPRDTPGVEIGRRHFPLNSPFQNGPIRGRDVFIPLSQLVGGADMAGKGWNMLNECLAIGRSITLPSTASGGAKAGAVVTGAYARIRKQFGLSIGRFEGVEEALARIGGKAYAISALAQATAAAVDRGDVPSVPSAIAKYHCTSMGREVISDVMDVIGGKGIILGPRNFAGRAWQAAPIGVTVEGANIMTRSLLIFGQGAILCHPWVMKEMQAAQNPDHRQGLEDFDRNLFGHIRYGISNAVRSFWFGITGAKFGAAPGDDYTRRYFRKLDRYSANLALMADVSMLTLGGKLKFKESLSGRLGDVLSHIYMTSAILKRYHDDGAPEGDKPLLAWAFHDSVHRIETALSDALRNFPIRPIGWLMWALIFPLGRRAEAPGDRLGHRVASLLMNVNEARERLAQGVFLTPCENNPGGRIASYLAKAVAAEPVERKFLKALKGKGIQALDYDAQLDEAVREGVLTADERNQLAELREITLDAITVDDFDVHELRAATHYDRDEPGSQPARAVA from the coding sequence ATGAGCGTCGTCGTTCCGTTTCTCGCCCTGCTGCTGACGGGCATGTTCGCGGCCTACCACCGCATGCGCCTGCCGGTGTGGGTGGCGATGGCCGCCACCGCGCTGATCGCCTGCTGGCTGCTGGGTGCCAGTGCGACCGCCACCATCGTCGCGTTCGTGCTGCTCGGCCTGATCGCCATTCCGCTGCTGGTGGCGCCGCTGCGCAAGGCGTTGATCACCACGCCGCTGCTGTCGTTCTTCCGCAAGGTGCTGCCGCCGCTGTCGCAGACCGAGCGGATCGCGCTGGAAACCGGCTCGGTCGGCTTCGAGGGCGAACTGTTCACCGGTGATCCCGACTGGCAGATGCTGCTCGACTACCCGAAGCCGCAGCTCACCGCGGAAGAGCAGGCATTCCTCGACGGCCCGGTGGAAGAGCTGTGCCGGATGGTCAACGACTGGGAAATCACCCATATCCACGCCGACCTGCAGCCGGAGCTGTGGGACTACATCAAGAAGAACCGCTTCTTCGGGATGATCATTCCGAAGGAATACGGCGGGCTCGGCTTCAGCGCACTCGCCCACCACAAGGTGATCCAGAAGCTGTCGTCGATCTCCAGCGTGGTCAGCTCCACCGTCGGCGTGCCGAATTCGCTGGGCCCGGGCGAGCTGCTGGTGCATTACGGCACCCCGGAGCAGAAGGAGCAGTACCTGCCGCGCCTGGCCGATGGCCGCGAAGTGCCCTGCTTCGGCCTGACCGGCCCGTTTGCCGGCTCGGATGCCACCTCGATTCCGGACTACGGCATCGTCTGCAAGGGCGAGTGGAACGGCGCGCAGGTGCTCGGCGTGCGGCTGACCTTCGACAAGCGCTACATCACGCTCGCGCCGGTGGCGACGCTGATCGGCCTGGCGTTCCGCATGTACGACCCCGACGCGCTGCTCGGTGACGTCGAGGACATCGGCATCACCCTGGCGCTGCTGCCGCGCGACACCCCCGGTGTCGAGATCGGCCGCCGCCACTTCCCGCTCAACTCGCCGTTCCAGAACGGGCCGATCCGTGGCCGGGACGTCTTCATCCCGCTCAGCCAGCTGGTCGGCGGCGCCGACATGGCCGGCAAGGGCTGGAACATGCTCAACGAGTGCCTGGCGATCGGCCGCTCGATCACCCTGCCCTCGACCGCCAGCGGCGGCGCCAAGGCCGGCGCGGTGGTGACCGGCGCCTACGCGCGCATCCGCAAGCAGTTCGGGCTGTCGATCGGCCGCTTCGAAGGCGTGGAGGAGGCGCTGGCGCGCATCGGCGGCAAGGCCTATGCGATCAGTGCACTGGCGCAGGCCACGGCCGCGGCCGTCGACCGCGGCGACGTGCCTTCGGTGCCGTCGGCGATCGCCAAGTACCACTGCACGTCGATGGGCCGCGAGGTCATCAGCGACGTCATGGACGTGATCGGCGGCAAGGGCATCATCCTCGGCCCGCGCAACTTCGCCGGCCGCGCCTGGCAGGCCGCGCCGATTGGCGTGACCGTGGAAGGCGCCAACATCATGACCCGCAGCCTGCTGATCTTCGGCCAGGGCGCGATCCTGTGCCATCCGTGGGTGATGAAGGAGATGCAGGCCGCGCAGAACCCCGACCACCGCCAGGGGCTCGAGGACTTCGACCGCAACCTGTTCGGCCACATCCGCTACGGCATCTCCAACGCGGTGCGCTCGTTCTGGTTCGGCATCACCGGTGCGAAGTTCGGTGCCGCCCCGGGTGATGACTACACCCGTCGCTACTTCCGCAAGCTCGACCGCTATTCCGCCAACCTGGCGCTGATGGCCGACGTGTCGATGCTGACCCTCGGCGGCAAGCTGAAGTTCAAGGAATCGCTGTCCGGGCGCCTGGGCGATGTGCTGAGCCACATCTACATGACCAGCGCGATCCTCAAGCGCTACCACGACGACGGCGCGCCGGAAGGCGACAAGCCGCTCTTGGCCTGGGCGTTCCACGACAGCGTGCACCGGATCGAGACGGCGCTGTCGGACGCGCTGCGCAACTTCCCGATCCGCCCGATCGGCTGGCTGATGTGGGCGTTGATCTTCCCGCTTGGCCGTCGTGCGGAAGCGCCCGGCGATCGCCTGGGTCATCGCGTCGCCTCGCTGCTGATGAACGTCAACGAGGCCCGCGAGCGGCTGGCGCAGGGCGTGTTCCTCACCCCGTGCGAGAACAATCCGGGCGGCCGCATCGCCAGTTATCTTGCGAAGGCAGTGGCAGCCGAGCCGGTGGAGCGCAAGTTCCTCAAGGCGCTCAAGGGCAAGGGCATCCAGGCGCTGGACTACGATGCGCAGCTGGACGAGGCGGTGCGCGAGGGCGTGCTGACCGCCGACGAGCGCAACCAGCTGGCGGAACTGCGCGAGATCACCCTCGATGCCATCACCGTGGACGACTTCGACGTGCACGAGTTGCGTGCCGCGACCCACTACGATCGTGACGAGCCAGGCTCCCAACCGGCCCGCGCGGTGGCCTGA
- a CDS encoding autotransporter domain-containing protein → MRPLARTVLAAALAAAALPAVAQQGQFSRTVFFGDSLSDAGYYRPVLIQSIGPSGGLVGQSTTNPGFVWAQHLAEHYGTNGAANGNGQTGDNYAVSGARVAVDTVGALGPTPSTATQVQRHLAGGRADPDALYTLWTGANDVFAIAAGAPPEATLASAVTAQVGLVGTLQAAGARYIMVPTLPDMGQTPAARAQGAVAQGQLTALATAYNGALYNGINSAGLRVIPLNTFGFLQEVIANPGEFGFRNVTAPACTVAQSITCNPGTLVAADAASAYLFADGVHPTTGGHRALADFAISVLEAPAQIAVLPQSAAVVGRARAERVAWHVDGTPGAEGSGVWFDLRGDYQRYGDGDHYDGFAPALTVGFDWTRGNTVFGVFGGYGVTKQDWGLRRGDFRHRDATIGGFAGWYGDNGAWVNGQLSWSSIDIDTHRRVQLGQAVRWHEGSADGENLTAAVHAGWNFAAGNLRHGPVVGLVSQRIDVDGFDESDPSRSTALGYPDQSFDSMVGSVGWQVAFTEGMLRPYARATWDREFEDAPEEAFARVLSLPATSEFAVPGLRYDDSYATVTLGARAGLYGMEANFGLSTTLSHADSGNSTVFVSLNRSF, encoded by the coding sequence ATGCGTCCGCTTGCCCGTACCGTTCTTGCCGCCGCGCTGGCCGCGGCCGCCCTGCCTGCCGTGGCCCAGCAGGGCCAGTTCTCGCGCACCGTGTTCTTCGGCGACAGCCTCAGCGATGCCGGTTATTACCGGCCGGTACTGATCCAGTCGATCGGCCCCTCCGGCGGCCTGGTCGGGCAGTCGACCACCAACCCGGGCTTCGTCTGGGCGCAGCACCTGGCCGAGCATTACGGCACCAATGGCGCGGCCAATGGCAATGGCCAGACCGGTGACAACTACGCGGTGAGCGGTGCGCGCGTGGCGGTGGATACGGTGGGCGCCCTGGGCCCGACGCCGTCCACGGCCACCCAGGTGCAGCGCCACCTCGCCGGTGGGCGTGCCGATCCCGATGCGCTCTACACGCTGTGGACCGGCGCCAACGATGTGTTCGCGATTGCCGCAGGTGCTCCCCCGGAAGCCACACTGGCCAGTGCGGTCACCGCGCAGGTCGGCCTGGTCGGCACGCTGCAGGCCGCCGGGGCGCGCTACATCATGGTGCCGACGCTGCCCGACATGGGGCAGACCCCGGCCGCGCGGGCGCAGGGCGCGGTGGCCCAGGGCCAGCTGACCGCGCTCGCCACCGCCTACAACGGCGCGCTCTACAACGGCATCAACAGTGCCGGCCTGCGGGTGATCCCGCTCAACACCTTCGGCTTCCTGCAGGAAGTGATCGCGAACCCCGGTGAATTCGGCTTCCGCAACGTGACCGCGCCGGCCTGTACGGTCGCGCAGTCGATCACCTGCAACCCGGGCACGCTGGTGGCCGCGGACGCGGCCAGTGCCTATCTGTTCGCCGATGGCGTCCACCCGACCACCGGTGGGCACCGCGCGCTGGCGGACTTCGCCATCTCGGTGCTGGAAGCGCCGGCGCAGATCGCGGTGCTGCCGCAGTCGGCCGCGGTGGTCGGGCGTGCCCGCGCCGAGCGCGTGGCCTGGCACGTCGACGGCACGCCGGGCGCCGAGGGCAGCGGGGTGTGGTTCGACCTGCGCGGCGACTACCAGCGCTATGGCGACGGCGACCACTACGACGGCTTCGCACCCGCGCTCACGGTCGGCTTCGACTGGACCCGCGGCAACACCGTGTTCGGCGTGTTCGGCGGCTACGGCGTGACGAAGCAGGACTGGGGCCTGCGCCGCGGCGACTTCCGCCACCGCGACGCCACCATCGGCGGTTTCGCCGGCTGGTACGGCGACAACGGTGCCTGGGTCAACGGCCAGCTGAGCTGGTCGAGCATCGACATCGACACCCATCGTCGCGTGCAGCTGGGGCAGGCCGTGCGCTGGCATGAGGGTTCCGCCGACGGCGAAAATCTCACCGCCGCCGTGCATGCGGGCTGGAACTTCGCTGCCGGCAACCTGCGCCATGGCCCGGTGGTCGGACTGGTGTCGCAGCGGATCGATGTGGATGGCTTCGACGAAAGTGACCCCTCGCGCTCCACCGCGCTGGGCTATCCAGACCAGAGCTTCGACTCGATGGTCGGCAGCGTCGGCTGGCAGGTCGCCTTCACTGAAGGCATGTTGCGCCCGTACGCCCGCGCCACCTGGGACCGCGAGTTCGAGGACGCGCCGGAAGAGGCGTTCGCGCGGGTGCTGTCGCTGCCGGCCACCAGCGAATTCGCGGTGCCGGGCCTGCGCTACGACGACAGCTATGCGACCGTCACCCTGGGCGCGCGCGCCGGGCTGTACGGCATGGAGGCGAACTTCGGTCTCAGCACCACGCTGTCGCACGCCGACAGCGGCAACTCGACGGTGTTCGTGAGCCTCAACCGCTCGTTCTGA
- a CDS encoding TetR/AcrR family transcriptional regulator yields MKTPNAAKSADTPRTAERPGRLSADDWAQAALDLIAEQGVAAVAVESLARRLGVTKGSFYWHFPSRDALLQAALERWESVEQEAVFGELEKISDPRDRLRALIEMVAHEIKLHVVYSALLQALDHPIVKPVIGRVSERRLEHLARSYREVGFGVDDARHRARLAYTAYVGFLQLSIQLPQSRLDHEQFDAYIAHVMATLIPPR; encoded by the coding sequence ATGAAAACCCCCAACGCGGCGAAGTCCGCCGATACGCCGCGCACCGCGGAGCGCCCCGGACGCCTGAGCGCCGACGACTGGGCACAGGCCGCACTCGACCTGATCGCCGAGCAGGGCGTGGCCGCGGTGGCCGTCGAATCGCTGGCGCGGCGCCTCGGTGTGACCAAGGGCAGCTTCTACTGGCATTTCCCTTCGCGCGACGCGCTGCTGCAGGCCGCACTCGAACGCTGGGAGAGCGTCGAGCAGGAAGCGGTGTTCGGCGAGCTGGAAAAGATTTCCGATCCGCGCGACCGCCTGCGCGCGCTGATCGAGATGGTCGCCCACGAGATCAAGCTGCACGTCGTCTACAGCGCGCTGCTGCAGGCGCTCGACCATCCGATCGTGAAACCGGTGATCGGTCGCGTGTCGGAGCGTCGCCTCGAGCACCTTGCGCGTTCCTATCGCGAAGTCGGCTTCGGTGTCGACGACGCGCGCCATCGCGCACGCCTCGCCTACACGGCGTACGTGGGGTTCCTGCAGCTGTCGATCCAGCTGCCGCAGTCGCGGCTCGACCACGAGCAGTTCGATGCCTACATCGCACACGTGATGGCGACGCTGATTCCGCCACGCTGA
- a CDS encoding phosphoenolpyruvate carboxykinase (GTP), whose product MNAARPLPPSNTESGTSLAALQAWVDDVARLTRPDRIHWCDGSDAENRALLASMEADGTLIALNPDTHPNCWLHRSDPDDVARVEHLTFVCTRERDDAGPNNHWMDPAEANAKIDALFDGCMQGRTMYVIPYCMGPIDSPLARCGVEITDSPYVVANMRIMTRMGADALRRIEREGSGAGEGANTFVRGLHSLGELDPNRRFIMHFPEELTIKSYGSGYGGNALLGKKCHALRLASWQARQEGWLAEHMLIVGIENPQGETHYIAAAFPSACGKTNLAMLIPPASYREAGWKVWTVGDDICWMRPGADGRLWAINPEAGFFGVAPGTSAKSNPNALATIQHDTIFTNVGLTDDGQPWWEGLDDRVPAFDWKGRPYDPANGPAAHPNARFTVSASQCPSYSERAEDPQGVPISAIVFGGRRASLVPLVFQARDWTHGVQVGAAMASETTAAATGQVGVVRRDPMAMKPFCGYNFGDYFAHWLSFDTADAKLPKIFHVNWFRKGDDGRFLWPGFGDNMRVLEWIIGRVTGKADAVETPIGLLPDASALNLEGLDMPVGTLDTLLAVDEAGWAAEHADVQAQYAVYGDRLPEALRG is encoded by the coding sequence TTGAACGCCGCCCGACCCCTCCCCCCTTCCAATACCGAATCCGGAACGTCGCTTGCGGCGCTGCAGGCCTGGGTCGACGATGTCGCCCGCCTGACCCGGCCGGACCGCATCCACTGGTGCGACGGCAGCGATGCGGAGAACCGTGCCCTGCTCGCGTCCATGGAAGCCGATGGCACGCTGATCGCGCTGAACCCGGACACGCATCCCAACTGCTGGCTGCACCGCTCCGATCCTGACGACGTCGCCCGCGTCGAGCACCTGACCTTCGTGTGCACGCGCGAGCGCGACGACGCCGGTCCGAACAACCACTGGATGGACCCGGCCGAAGCCAACGCGAAGATCGACGCGCTGTTCGATGGCTGCATGCAGGGGCGCACGATGTACGTGATCCCGTACTGCATGGGCCCGATCGACTCGCCGCTGGCGCGTTGCGGCGTGGAGATCACCGACTCGCCGTACGTGGTGGCCAACATGCGGATCATGACCCGCATGGGCGCGGACGCGCTGCGCCGCATCGAGCGTGAAGGCAGCGGCGCCGGCGAGGGCGCGAATACCTTCGTGCGCGGCCTGCACTCGCTGGGCGAGCTCGACCCGAACCGCCGTTTCATCATGCATTTCCCCGAGGAACTGACGATCAAGTCGTACGGTTCCGGCTACGGCGGCAATGCACTGCTGGGCAAGAAGTGCCACGCACTGCGGCTGGCCTCGTGGCAGGCGCGCCAGGAAGGCTGGCTGGCCGAGCACATGCTGATCGTCGGCATCGAGAACCCGCAGGGCGAGACGCACTACATCGCGGCCGCGTTCCCGAGTGCCTGCGGCAAGACCAACCTGGCGATGCTGATCCCGCCGGCGAGCTATCGCGAGGCCGGCTGGAAGGTATGGACGGTCGGCGACGACATCTGCTGGATGCGCCCCGGCGCCGACGGCCGCCTGTGGGCGATCAATCCGGAAGCCGGCTTCTTCGGCGTGGCGCCGGGCACCTCGGCGAAGTCGAACCCGAACGCACTGGCGACGATCCAGCACGACACCATCTTCACCAACGTCGGCCTGACCGACGACGGCCAGCCGTGGTGGGAAGGCCTCGACGACCGTGTGCCGGCGTTCGACTGGAAGGGCCGCCCGTACGATCCGGCCAACGGCCCGGCCGCACATCCGAATGCGCGCTTCACCGTGTCCGCGTCGCAGTGCCCGTCGTACTCGGAACGCGCCGAGGATCCGCAGGGCGTGCCGATCTCGGCGATCGTCTTCGGCGGCCGGCGCGCCTCGCTGGTGCCGCTGGTGTTCCAGGCGCGCGACTGGACCCACGGCGTGCAGGTCGGCGCCGCGATGGCCTCGGAAACCACGGCCGCTGCCACCGGCCAGGTCGGCGTGGTGCGCCGCGATCCGATGGCGATGAAGCCCTTCTGCGGCTACAACTTCGGCGACTACTTCGCGCACTGGCTGTCGTTCGACACCGCCGACGCGAAGCTCCCGAAGATCTTCCACGTCAACTGGTTCCGCAAGGGCGACGACGGCAGGTTCCTGTGGCCGGGCTTCGGCGACAACATGCGCGTGCTGGAGTGGATCATCGGCCGCGTGACCGGCAAGGCGGACGCGGTGGAAACCCCGATCGGCCTGCTGCCCGATGCCTCCGCGCTGAACCTGGAAGGCCTCGACATGCCGGTCGGCACGCTGGACACCCTGCTGGCAGTCGACGAAGCCGGCTGGGCTGCCGAACACGCGGACGTGCAGGCGCAGTACGCGGTCTATGGCGACCGCCTGCCGGAGGCGCTGCGCGGCTGA
- a CDS encoding MFS transporter encodes MPRSVPTSRSARFRNALAASPALWWALLYFFCLLCGYYVLRPVRDAMGASADPSAVFPQWLLAAGERAGFALGDYTLQLLFTGTFVAMLVLQPVYGALVARFPRRVFLPVVYLGFVACLGGFWWAFHAGIPGRGAVFFIFIAVFNLFAVTVFWSFMADVFDNEHAKLVYGYIGAGGTIGALSGPAITRLLVEQVGVANLLLVSMALLSVCLLCIVQLRPWAVARERAHREASGERAMGGSVWAGLRLVAQDPLLRALALLMFFGVGVGTLLYNEQAAIVREFYPTAEAATRYYSTLDWAVNGLTIVVQLLLTRWLLRRYGVAPLLLLPALAILAGFALLSASPLPLLVAVVQVTTRASEFSLAKPARETLYTRMDREARYKAKSVIDTAVYRTGDFSFVWLHKFLAGFGSSVVFATGVAVAAGMAFGAWRVVREQRGLPENSPGDAMAEPARA; translated from the coding sequence ATGCCTCGTTCCGTTCCGACATCGCGTTCCGCGCGTTTCCGCAATGCCCTGGCCGCCTCCCCGGCGCTGTGGTGGGCGTTGCTCTACTTCTTCTGCCTGCTGTGCGGCTATTACGTGCTGCGCCCGGTGCGCGATGCGATGGGCGCGTCCGCCGACCCATCCGCGGTGTTCCCGCAATGGCTGCTGGCCGCCGGCGAGCGCGCCGGCTTCGCGCTGGGGGACTACACACTGCAACTGCTGTTCACCGGCACTTTCGTGGCGATGCTGGTGCTGCAGCCGGTATACGGGGCGCTGGTGGCGCGGTTTCCGCGCCGCGTGTTCCTGCCGGTGGTCTATCTTGGCTTCGTCGCCTGCCTGGGCGGGTTCTGGTGGGCGTTCCATGCCGGCATACCAGGGCGCGGCGCGGTGTTCTTCATCTTTATCGCGGTGTTCAACCTGTTCGCGGTGACGGTGTTCTGGAGCTTCATGGCCGACGTGTTCGACAACGAACACGCCAAGCTGGTGTACGGCTATATCGGCGCCGGCGGCACCATCGGCGCGCTGTCAGGGCCTGCGATCACGCGGCTGCTGGTTGAACAGGTGGGCGTGGCGAACCTGCTGCTGGTGTCGATGGCGCTGCTGTCGGTCTGCCTGCTGTGCATCGTGCAGCTGCGGCCGTGGGCGGTCGCCCGCGAGCGCGCGCACCGCGAAGCCAGCGGCGAACGCGCGATGGGGGGCTCGGTCTGGGCCGGGCTGCGGCTGGTGGCGCAGGACCCGCTGCTGCGCGCGCTCGCACTGCTGATGTTCTTCGGTGTCGGCGTCGGCACGCTGCTCTACAACGAGCAGGCCGCGATCGTGCGCGAGTTCTATCCCACCGCCGAAGCCGCCACCCGTTATTACTCGACGCTGGACTGGGCGGTGAACGGGCTGACGATCGTGGTGCAGCTGCTGCTCACGCGCTGGCTGCTGCGTCGCTATGGCGTGGCGCCGCTGTTGCTGCTGCCGGCACTGGCGATCCTTGCCGGATTCGCGCTGCTGTCGGCCTCGCCGTTGCCGCTGCTGGTGGCGGTGGTGCAGGTGACCACGCGCGCCAGCGAGTTCTCGCTGGCCAAGCCCGCGCGCGAGACGCTCTACACGCGCATGGACCGCGAGGCCCGCTACAAGGCGAAGTCGGTGATCGACACCGCGGTCTATCGCACCGGCGACTTCAGCTTCGTATGGCTGCACAAGTTCCTCGCGGGCTTCGGCTCCAGCGTGGTGTTCGCAACCGGTGTGGCGGTTGCCGCCGGCATGGCCTTCGGCGCGTGGCGGGTGGTGCGCGAGCAGCGTGGCCTGCCGGAGAACTCCCCCGGCGATGCGATGGCGGAGCCGGCGCGGGCCTGA